The Colletotrichum higginsianum IMI 349063 chromosome 2, whole genome shotgun sequence genome has a segment encoding these proteins:
- a CDS encoding Ribose 5-phosphate isomerase A, whose amino-acid sequence MPEFIYINGFPGVGKLTVANEVSKLIPGSRVFHNHLVIDPVAAVLDRGSRGYDELRAGFRRHALHTIATHQALRGTTFIFTDSRESSGVGSEGARDYQKAAEMRGVPFISIILHCGLSENLRRLESRNDISERGTKLTDGGVLRAIRETEEIFRFGGNLEKEVDTTDMRPSETAQMIMQHVSAVTGERIEIKIIHPYP is encoded by the coding sequence ATGCCCGAATTCATCTACATCAACGGGTtccccggcgtcggcaagcTCACCGTGGCCAACGAGGTCTCGAAGCTCATCCCAGGGAGCAGGGTGTTCCACAACCACTTGGTCATCGACCCCGTCGCCGCGGTGCTCGACCGCGGGTCTCGTGGCTACGACGAGCTTAGAGCGGGTTTTCGTCGACACGCTCTGCACACGATCGCCACGCACCAGGCCCTTCGGGGCACGACCTTCATCTTCACCGATTCGCGCGAATCGAGCGGCGTGGGAAGTGAGGGCGCGAGAGACTAccagaaggcggccgagatgagGGGTGTGCCGTTCATCTCGATCATTCTGCATTGCGGGCTCAGCGAGAACCTTCGCAGACTCGAGAGTAGAAACGACATCAGCGAGCGGGGTACCAAACTGACTGACGGGGGGGTTTTGCGGGCCATTCGCGAGACTGAGGAGATATTCCGTTTCGGAGGGAATTTGGAGAAGGAGGTTGATACCACGGACATGCGGCCCAGCGAGACGGCTCAGATGATCATGCAGCATGTGAGCGCAGTAACAGGCGAAAGGATCGAGATCAAGATCATACACCCATATCCATAA
- a CDS encoding 2OG-Fe(II) oxygenase — MISYVIGLVAVLVFFADPVARFISPSGAGAGGRARMVRTPRPQMNESLLAIEHPNATALSCPPDAYSVRIFSKEPLVLYIEGFLSSGERAHLLDISEPLFEPSTITHDGAGVQRDTSIRDSEIAMVPRTDAVRCIEARARALQGWREELWVERLRTQRYFEGGHYSYHFDWSSNRGGWGRVSSMMVWVDARGGDDERPGEGGGEGLVGGGTEFPLLKIPGVRNRWCQFVECGEKDEKNGGEEEGKGVVFKAVPGNAVFWENFRADGSGAGYDETWHAGLPVKKGVKVGLNIWSTGRID, encoded by the exons ATGATCTCCTACGTCATCGGCCTCGTGGCggtcctcgtcttcttcgccgacccCGTCGCCCGGTTCATCTCCCcttccggcgccggcgccggcggccgagccCGGATGGTCCGCACGCCCCGGCCGCAGATGAACGAGTCGCTGCTCGCCATAGAGCACCCCAACGCCACCGCCCTCTCGTGCCCGCCCGACGCGTACTCGGTGCGCATCTTCTCCAAGGAACCGCTCGTGTTGTACATTGAGGGTTTTCTCAGCTCCGGGGAGAGGGCGCATCTACTTGACATCAG CGAACCCCTTTTCGAACCTTCGACCATCACtcacgacggcgccggcgtgcAGCGCGACACGTCGATCCGTGATTCCGAGATTGCCATGGTCCCGCGCACCGACGCTGTCCGCTGCATCGaagcccgcgcccgcgcgCTGCAGGGCTGGCGCGAGGAGCTCTGGGTCGAGAGGCTGCGGACGCAGCGCTACTTTGAAGGCGGCCACTACTCGTACCACTTCGACTGGAGCAGTAAccgcggcggctggggcCGGGTGAGCAGCATGATGGTCTGGGTCGACGCCCGCGGTGGGGACGACGAACGTcccggcgagggcggcggcgagggcctcgtcggcggcggaaCCGAGTTTCCGTTGTTGAAGATTCCCGGCGTCAGGAATAGGTGGTGTCAGTTCGTCGAGTGCGGggagaaggacgagaagaatggtggggaggaggaagggaagggcGTTGTGTTCAAGGCTGTGCCTGGAAATGCTGTCTTCTGGGAGAACTTTCGCGCCGATGGAAGCGGTGCTGGGTATGATGAGACGTGGCACGCCGGGCTGCCCGTCAAGAAAGGCGTCAAGGTCGGGCTGAATATTTGGAGCACGGGTCGGATAGACTAG
- a CDS encoding Protein pbn1, whose product MRQRITFIHKPSDGVPPESLDISNAGVEGPEVLSVREDRITLALEELPSELSQLLGESHELHIRWVSPLAYDTIGPLTSRVSPGFHLFYTPKREGEWDGARLCEALRNTFGGSGCLSSESFTSLPNDRFSHSAALQYYQPLEDLTAFTQYVAERLCPASDTACKSHADELKTAASLDISYDTISHALKVTAQWPYGKHRVSVASMPNHRTEVGILTTDFSSKPEPHEIGMAGGLTVLGEHKKPSPVHFNVPARHRLHGDAPSRPSSFSAKFLEPTGLHPTLQLALTSAKPPVDDTYCAVHAHLTLPKAVFADRYQLADDLFLKSKNLTALRYSTSPVDLEAPAYATKPWGSGVLLELKPPAADKDGEWTAEVPLHLRYLEPAAGGYTDVEVPYPAVFWACSSEEGTKFPSSPFERVNLGYDALFGPRTVFWHVDPRPVEGGGGGRLISTVRAPVLEAGQADWVRVGTAAAVVVGFTWVLWRLIATYSKAGYGNDGGPDEKKKQ is encoded by the exons ATGCGTCAGCGAATCACCTTCATCCACAAGCCCAGCGACGGAGTGCCGCCAGAGTCTCTCGATATCAGCAACGCCGGTGTCGAGGGCCCTGAAGTCTTGTCAGTCCGGGAGGATAGAATCACTCTGGCACTGGAGGAGCTGCCATCCGAGCTGTCCCAGCTTCTGGGTGAGAGCCACGAACTGCACATCAGATGGGTCAGTCCTCTGGCCTACGACACCATTGGACCCTTGACATCGAGGGTATCGCCGGGGTTTCACCTCTTTTATACGCcgaagagggaaggggaatGGGATGG GGCGAGATTATGTGAGGCGCTCAGGAACACTTTTGGTGGCAGCGGCTGCTTGTCGTCCGAG TCGTTTACAAGCCTTCCCAATGACCGTTTTTCTCACTCTGCCGCGCTCCAATACTACCAGCCTCTAGAGGACCTCACCGCGTTCACACAGTACGTAGCGGAGCGGCTCTGCCCGGCATCAGACACGGCCTGCAAATCCCACGCCGATGAGCtcaagacggcggcgtcccTCGACATCTCCTACGACACAATCTCACACGCCCTCAAAGTTACGGCCCAATGGCCCTACGGCAAGCACCGTGTCTCCGTCGCCTCGATGCCCAACCATCGCACCGAAGTTGGTATCCTCACCACGGACTTCTCCTCGAAGCCCGAGCCCCACGAGATCGGCATGGCGGGCGGCCtcaccgtcctcggcgagcaCAAGAAGCCGTCCCCCGTCCACTTCAATGTGCccgcccgccaccgcctACACGGGGACGCCCCCTCCCGCCcgagctccttctccgcAAAGTTTCTCGAACCGACGGGCCTGCATCCGACGCTGCAGCTCGCCCTCAcctcggccaagccgcccgtcgacgacaccTACTGCGCCGTCCATGCGCATCTGACCCTCCCcaaggccgtcttcgccgaccgctaccagctcgccgacgacctgtTCCTGAAATCCAAGAACCTCACGGCGCTGCGCTACTCCACCTCTccggtcgacctcgaggcgcCCGCCTACGCTACGAAGCCGTGGGGCTCGGGCGTCCTACTCGAACTCAAACCGCCTGCGGCCGACAAAGACGGGGAATGGACCGCCGAGGTGCCACTGCACTTGCGCTACCTCGAACCGGCGGCCGGGGGCTACACGGACGTCGAGGTGCCCTACCCGGCCGTGTTCTGGGCCTGCTCGTCCGAGGAGGGCACCAAGTTTCCGAGCAGCCCCTTTGAGAGAGTGAACCTGGGCTACGACGCGTTGTTCGGACCACGGACAGTGTTCTGGCACGTCGACCCGCGgccggtcgagggcggcggcggcggtcggcTGATAAGCACTGTGCGGGCGCcggtcctcgaggccgggcAGGCTGATTGGGTTCGGGtcgggacggcggcggcggtcgtggTGGGATTCACGTGGGTTCTGTGGAGGCTCATCGCCACCTACTCCAAGGCGGGGTACGGCAATGATGGAGGAcccgacgagaagaagaagcagtaA
- a CDS encoding Tyrosine-protein phosphatase non-receptor type 6: MGDHQPYVTIRSRRPADGNSVSSADSTVGARVSTHQSRRVQVNSQAGHVQYGSSSGDVPRTATHDISRVSYHVKHLNSFAQTLEDSANRAFPNRGRSSQRYKKVQALLLHWGCDDLFVLPELEDLERCLREDYAFDTEIFPIPSENSHLELMMQVGRLIKDHEAQDTLFLVYYGGHARIDESRQSTWCATRHPDSPWLQWSAIQTLLERSASDVLILLDCCAGAASATFPNGNSITETISASSWDAIAPDPGRYSFTNALIEVMQEWRLRAFSAAMLHAEVLARLKHPRPVTINGKLFEARSTPVHFMMTSNHKAPSIELSRVLPAEKRPPSPPQENPVSADGSEAPEGVTGGRGPGASISSEPNEDTPHVMISLALEDDQQLDLNAWEQWLSNFPALAKYVKVQGVFKSHSTLLLVSMPVMVWDLLPEDHATSFVAFIRSNNLMAHKTQKEATKIELSTIRGSRAVPDSTQPDSVSMNTFFSDTTYTYSPTETGSIIGQQVAGPQSSSLGDNPVSRRHTNGQVTVPQSPLASPSSSPFGDSSESMHSANSLVSLETLQRQIASSSQAPSEASISRTMIPIQQRSARRTIFHDIPEPPRFSQHVETLLQQYYRQESLPNDDQKNFVASNLGIEIRHVDAWFHHRRQRDIVSQQFQKLRVNDPAPGIARGVQMLLPHHLNRIIEVLPPNRTLLIDLRAPSDYEKSHIRGAINFRAPLSFVQETSFDMIERAFSDHESRQKFGEWQSTACMVFYARAADFPWECPVADVLYSKFKSWGWTGRCFVLKGHYKEFSVSYSESIAGSKVADEARTHAETLLRDSNQTWTASEDGDAARGAQYQELLNQIDSESRVNSSSSPKPSTSSDRGVAMNQHERDLEAEFRCRVPDLYRKAMEVQGGSSSSRRAAPGMSHVAPVAGGETATAAPEEATSGQTKAARLDGSPTGNFAGRGDGGDRGGGGDKDSTITFGLDTKAPLVDYLDRGLSHIRQGRPSDASVAASTTASPDKTNTNTTTTTNTPTAGLSKLAAECCHAAYFDSSAAVSTPSDDSYVKISRRDAQQAGDHPSMPSSPSSSPPVPGQGHHHRQGHHGGLGEKDGTTDVVTVGGGPSGDETPKRGRSGFLSKVLRRA; the protein is encoded by the exons ATGGGCGACCATCAGCCGTACGTGACCATCCGGTCGCGACGACCCGCCGATGGGAACAGCGTGAGCAGCGCAGACTCGACTGTAGGTGCCAGGGTCTCGACACACCAGTCGAGAAGAGTACAAGTAAACTCACAAGCTGGTCATGTCCAGTACGGGTCCAGCTCCGGCGATGTGCCGCGAACCGCCACCCACGATATCAGCCGCGTGAGCTATCATGTGAAGCATCTCAACAGCTTCGCGCAGACTCTGGAAGAT TCCGCAAACCGGGCATTTCCCAATCGCGGGAGATCTTCACAGCGATATAAGAAGGTCCAGGCCTTGCTGCTCCATTGGGGTTGCGACGACCTCTTTGTGCTGCCCGAGCTAGAGGACCTGGAGCGTTGTCTTCGCGAGGATTATGCCTTTGACACGGAAATCTTCCCTATTCCGTCAGAGAACTCACACTTGGAGCTCATGATGCAAGTGGGTAGGTTAATCAAGGACCATGAGGCCCAAGACACTCTCTTTCTAGTCTACTACGGCGGACATGCCAGGATAGACGAGTCCAGGCAGAGCACTTGGTGCGC AACACGGCATCCCGACTCACCTTGGCTCCAGTGGTCTGCGATCCAGACACTGCTGGAACGTTCGGCGTCCGACgttctcatcctcctcgactgctgcgccggcgccgcaAGCGCAACGTTCCCCAACGGCAACAGCATCACAGAGACCATCTCCGCCTCAAGCTGGGATGCCATCGCCCCAGATCCGGGTCGCTATTCGTTCACCAACGCCCTGATCGAAGTGATGCAGGAATGGCGCCTCCGCGCCTTTTCCGCGGCGATGCTGCACGCCGAAGTCCTTGCCCGCTTGAAGCACCCACGTCCCGTCACCATCAACGGCAAGCTCTTCGAGGCCAGGTCAACTCCTGTTCATTTCATGATGACGTCTAACCACAAGGCGCCGAGCATCGAGTTGTCCCGAGTCCTACCTGCTGAGAAacggccgccctcgcctccgcAGGAAAACCCGGTGTCCGCAGACGGGAGTGAAGCGCCCGAGGGGGTGAccggcgggcgagggcccGGTGCCTCCATATCTAGCGAGCCGAACGAAGATACGCCTCACGTCATGATCTCGCTTGCGCTAGAGGATGATCAGCAGCTGGATCTTAACGCATGGGAACAGTGGCTATCGAATTTCCCAGCCTTGGCCAAATATGTCAAGGTTCAGGGCGTGTTCAAAAGTCACTCTACACTTCTCCTGGTTTCCATGCCGGTGATGGTATGGGACCTCCTCCCTGAGGATCATGCCACCTCTTTTGTAGCCTTCATCAGGTCGAACAACCTTATGGCCCACAAGACACAGAAAGAAGCGACCAAAATTGAACTTTCAACAATCAGAGGCTCCCGTGCCGTACCCGACAGCACACAGCCCGACTCTGTATCGATGAATACGTTCTTTTCCGACACCACGTACACCTATTCCCCAACGGAGACGGGTAGTATCATTGGCCAGCAAGTAGCGGGCCCACAATCGTCCTCTCTAGGAGACAACCCAGTCTCAAGGAGGCATACAAATGGACAGGTCACCGTTCCGCAGTCACCTCTAGCGTCGccatcctcatcgccgtTTGGCGACAGCTCCGAGTCGATGCACTCTGCGAATTCTCTAGTTTCGCTGGAAACACTCCAGCGCCAAATTGCTTCATCCTCTCAAGCCCCATCTGAGGCGTCGATCTCAAGGACGATGATACCCATTCAGCAGAGGAGTGCCCGTAGGACTATCTTCCATGACATACCCGAGCCACCCAGATTCTCGCAGCATGTCGAGACACTACTCCAACAGTACTACCGGCAGGAGTCTCTTCCCAACGACGACCAGAAGAACTTTGTTGCCTCGAATTTGGGTATAGAAATACGGCATGTTGAC GCCTGGTTTCATCATCGGCGACAAAGGGACATTGTCTCACAGCAATTCCAGAAGCTCAGGGTGAACGACCCAGCACCAGGAATAGCACGAGGGGTCCAGATGTTACTGCCGCATCATCTAAACAGAATCATTGAGGTCCTGCCTCCCAACAGGACACTATTGATTGACCTCAGAGCGCCAAGTGACTACGAAAAATCTCACATAAGAGGCGCCATCAATTTCCGTGCCCCCCTGAGCTTCGTCCAAGAAACCTCATTTGACATGATCGAGCGCGCCTTCTCGGATCACGAAAGCAGGCAAAAGTTTGGTGAATGGCAGTCGACAGCATGCATGGTGTTCTATGCACGGGCTGCGGACTTCCCATGGGAATGCCCAGTGGCCGACGTGCTATACAGCAAATTCAAGAGCTGGGGCTGGACCGGCCGTTGCTTCGTCCTGAAGGGCCACTACAAGGAGTTCAGTGTGTCCTACAGTGAATCCATCGCTGGGTCCAAGGTAGCAGACGAGGCTAGGACACACGCTGAAACCCTCCTACGAGACAGCAACCAGACATGGACGGCTTCGGAGGATGGTGACGCGGCGAGAGGAGCCCAGTACCAAGAGCTGTTGAATCAGATCGACAGCGAGAGTAGAGTTAACTCGTCATCGAGCCCCAAACCGTCGACCAGCTCGGACCGCGGGGTAGCCATGAATCAGCATGAACGAGACCTTGAAGCCGAATTCCGGTGTCGCGTCCCAGACCTTTACCGCAAAGCCATGGAAGTCcagggcggcagcagcagcagccgtaGGGCCGCTCCCGGTATGTCACACGTCGCCCCTGTCGCCGGAGGCGAGACAGCAACAGCGGCACCAGAAGAAGCAACGTCAGGACAAACGAAAGCAGCGAGATTGGACGGCTCACCGACGGGAAACTTTGCTGGACGTGGGGATGGCGGAGACAGAGGCGGAGGTGGCGACAAGGACAGCACCATAACCTTTGGTCTTGACACAAAGGCGCCGCTTGTTGACTATCTCGACAGAGGCCTCTCTCACATCCGACAAGGGAGACCATCCGACGCATCTGTTGCTGCTTCTACCACCGCCTCCCCTGACAAGACAAACacaaacaccaccaccaccaccaacactCCCACAGCAGGATTGTCGAAACTTGCCGCCGAGTGCTGCCACGCCGCCTACTTCGACTCGAGCGCGGCCGTCTCGACGCCTTCGGACGACTCGTATGTCAAGATCAGCAGGAGGGATGCGCAGCAGGCGGGCGATCACCCTTCCatgccctcctccccgtcatcctcccccccggtccCGGGCCAGggccatcaccaccgccagGGTCACCACGGCGGACTCGGAGAAAAAGACGGGACGACGGACGTTGTCACTGTCGGTGGTGGTCCGTCCGGGGATGAAACGCCCAAAAGGGGCCGGAGCGGTTTCCTCAGCAAGGTTCTGCGACGAGCATAA